A window of Streptomyces sp. NBC_01241 genomic DNA:
CGGCAGCCCGTGCTGCTTCGCGAACTCCACGACCTCGGCCGAGCCCTCGACCGGGTCGGGCGTGCCGGCCACCAGCGGGGCACCGGCGCGCTGCGCGATGTGCCGGGCGGCGACCTTGTCGCCGAGGTCCCGGATCGCCTGCGGCGGCGGGCCGATCCACGTCAGGTCCGCGTCGAGGACGGCCTGGGCGAAATCGGCGTTCTCCGACAGGAAGCCGTAGCCCGGGTGGATCGCGTCCGCCCCGGAGTCCTTGGCAGCCTGGAGCACCTTGGCCATGTCCAGGTAGCTGGCGGCCGGGGTGTCACCGCCCAGGGCGAATGCCTCGTCGGCCGCGCGTACGTGCAGAGCGTCGCGGTCCGGGTCGGCGTAGACGGCCACGCTCCCGATCCCGGCATCCCGGCATGCCCGAGCAACACGGACAGCAATTTCGCCACGGTTGGCGATGAGCACCTTGCGCACGATGGCTCCCTCCTTGAAACAAGCTGAGTTTAGGGACTACCGACACGGCCCTACGACCCGTCCCCAATGGTGAGCTTGCCCACACGGAGGGTGATTCGAGGCTTGCTCAAGTCGCGAAATCCCTAGTGGGACCACGGTACGCCGGGATCCATGACCGCACAGTAGCCACGAGGTGTGGTCCAGGTCTCTGTTCGTGCAAGCAGCCACGCCGGGTGTTTCTTTGTCGAATCCCCACTAACGGGGACTCGATTCTTTGCCCGACGCACGAGAGCCGCACCCGGGAGAGCGCAGGGAGGGCGCGCAGGGGCGCGTCGGCGGCGCGGGGCGGGAGCAAGGGCGCCGGAACCCTTGTCCCACGCGTTACCGATTAGTAGGGTCCGCGCTATCGCACGTACTGCAGGTAACAGGGGGTGAGCACCGTGGTGCGCAGACCGGTGGCGTTCGTGGCCGCGATCGTGCTGTTCGTGGAAGCCGTGGGCATCGTGCTCATCAACGGCATCCTGGCGACGGTCGTCAAGAACCAGGACATGTCACTGGCCGGGCTGGAATCCGACGCCATGTCCAGCGGCACCTGGGTGATGGGCGGCGTCTTCGGCCTGTATCTGCTGCTGTGCGGGCTGGTCCTCCTGCTGACCGGCATCCGCGACCGGGCCCCCGGCCGTGCCGGCCGCATCGCCCTCATCGGCTGCGCCGTGGTGCACGGGGTGCTGGGCGCGCTGACGGTGGGACTCGTCGGCTGGACGGCGTTCGGGTTCATGATGGTGGTGCTCGGGCTGATCGTGCTGACGCTGGTGGCGTACGGGCCCCGCCCCGAACCCGGCCCCGAGGCCGTCCGGCCCGCGGACGACGCCGGACCGAACGCTCCGGCCCCGATCTGACCCGTACGGCCGACGGGGAGAGCCCGACCCGTACGGCCCGGTTCACCCGGTCGGCCCCGCACGTTCCGGCCCGATCGGTTCCGCTCAGACCCAGAGCTCGGTGACGGAGATTCCCAGCTCGCCCAGCAGCCTGCGCAGCAGCGGCAGCGAGAGCCCGATGACGTTGCCGTGGTCGCCCTCGATGGAGTCGACGAACGGCGCGGACCTGCCGTCCAGCGTGAAGGCGCCCGCGACGTGCAGCGGCTCGCCCGAGGCCACGTACGCGGCGACCTCCGCGTCCGTCGGTTCGCCGAAGCGGACAGTCGTGGAGGCGGTCGCCGAGGCCGTGCGTCCGGTGGCGGTGTCGATCACGCTGTGGCCGGTCCGCAGCACCCCGGCCCGGCCGCGCATGGACTTCCAGCGGGCGATGGCCTCCTCGCCGTCGGCCGGCTTGCCGAGCGCCTCGCCGTCGAGTTCGAGCACCGAGTCGCAGCCTATGACCAGGGCACCCGCCGCCTCCGGCCGGCCGGCCACCGCGGTGGCCTTGGCCTCGGCGAGGACGAGCGCCAGCTCGGCCGGCGTCGGCGCGGCGAGCGCGTCCTCGTCCACCCCGCTGACGATCACCTCGGGCGCGAATCCGGCCTGTCGCAGAAGGCCGAGACGGGCGGGGGACGCGGAGGCGAGCACGAGACGGCGCTGATCAGTCATACGCGCCATCGTAGAAGGCCACCGTGGCAGGCAGGGGCACAGCCGCCGTTCCGGTGCCCCCACCGGGCCCCGGTACGAACTCAGCGCGTCCCGAGCACGAACATCGCGACCACCATCGCGAGCGCCAGCACCAGCCCCGCGCGCCGCATCATGTCCTGGGCGTCACGCAGTTCCTTCGGCGGCTTGTTCTCGGGGTCGGACCACAGCATGGGTCCGATCCTGCTGCTCAGGCGTGCGGCTGCGCCTGAGTACGGGTACTCAGGCGCCCTGGTGCGAACGGACCAGAACCGTGCCCGGACGCACCGCAGGCCCCGGCCCGTACGGGCCCGGACCTCCGGAAACGCGTGCGAAAAGATACTCCCGCGACTACCCGGGCCAGTACGTCCGCACCCAGGCCCGCGGCCCCGGCACGTGGCGCTCACGCCGGGCGATGCGCCCCGGGTCGGACCACTGACCCGGCAGCGCCGACGTGAGGGACGGTGCGCCGGACGACACCGCGGACGTCGCCGCGCGTGCCCGGACCACCGCCAGCGCGGCAGCCAGCTCCTCGGGGGTCGGGTTGCCCCGTACGACCTTGATCATGGCCAGGACCCTTTCTAGAGGGGGATGTTGCCGTGCTTCTTCGGGGGCAGCGATTCCCGCTTCGTACGCAGTTGGCGCAGCCCCTTCACGATGTGCGCGCGGGTGTCGGACGGCATGATCACTGCGTCGACGTAGCCGCGTTCGGCCGCGATGTACGGGTTGAGCAGCGCGTCCTCGTAGTCGGCGATCAGCGCGGTGCGGGTGGCTTCTGCCTCGGCGGGGTCGGTGACGGCAGCGATGGTGCGCCGGTGCAGGATGTTCACCGCGCCCTGCGCGCCCATGACGGCGATCTGCGCGGTCGGCCAGGCCACGTTGATGTCGGCGCCCAGGTGCTTGGAGCCCATCACGTCGTACGCGCCGCCGAACGCCTTGCGGGTGATCACCGTGATCAGCGGGACGGTCGCCTCCGCGTAGGCATAGATCAGCTTGGCGCCGCGGCGGATGATGCCGCCGTACTCCTGGTCGACGCCGGGCAGGAAGCCGGGAACGTCGACGAAGGTCAGCACGGGCACGTTGAACGCGTCGCAGGTGCGGACGAACCGGGCCGCCTTCTCGCTCGCGTTGATGTCCAGGCAGCCTGCGAACTGCATCGGCTGGTTGGCGACGACGCCGACCGGATAACCCTCCACGCGCCCGAAGCCGGTGAGGATGTTCGGCGCGAACAGGGCCTGCGTCTCCAGGAATTCACCGTCGTCCAGCACGTGCTCGATGGCGGTGTGCATGTCGTACGGCTGGTTCGCCGAGTCCGGGATGAGGGTGTCGAGCTCGCGGTCCTCGTCCGTGGTGGTGAGGTTCGCCTCCTCCGGGAAGGCCGGTGCCTCGGAGAGGTTGTTCGAAGGGAGGTACGACAGCAGCGACTTGACGTACTCGATGGCGTCCTTCTCGTCGCCCGCCATGTGATGCGCCACGCCGGACGTGGTGTTGTGGGTGCGGGCGCCGCCGAGCTGCTCGAAGCCGACGTCCTCACCGGTGACGGTCTTGATGACGTCGGGGCCCGTGATGAACATGTGCGACGTCTGGTCGACCATGACGGTGAAGTCGGTGATCGCGGGGGAGTAGACCGCACCGCCCGCGCACGGTCCGACGATCAGCGAGATCTGCGGGACGACGCCCGAGGCGTGCACGTTGCGGCGGAAGATCTCGGCGAACAGACCGAGCGCGGCCACGCCTTCCTGGATGCGTGCGCCGCCGCCGTCGTTGATGCCGATGACCGGGCAGCCCGTCTTCAGCGCGAAGTCCATCACCTTGACGATCTTCTCACCGTAGACCTCGCCGAGCGAGCCGCCGAAGATGGTGAAGTCCTGCGAGTAGACGCAGACGGGGCGGCCGTCGACCGTGCCGTAGCCGGTGACGACGCCGTCTCCGTAGGGGCGGTTCTTCTCGATGCCGAAGCTCGTGGAACGGTGCCGGGCCAACTCGTCGAGCTCCACGAAGGAACCCTCGTCGAGCAGCAGGCCGATCCGCTCGCGGGCGGTCAGCTTGCCTTTCGCGTGCTGCTTCTCGACCGCGCGTTCGGAACCCGCGTGCGTCGCTTCGTCGACACGGCGCTGCAGGTCGGCGATCTTGCCCGCGGTGGTGTGGATGTCGATCTCTTCCGGCTCGGACATCGGGTGGCGGCTCCCTGCCTGGTCACGGGGACGACTGTGCTGCTGCGGGCTGCTGAACACCCACTGATCAGGTACTCAACACCTACTGATCCGTAGCGTATCGGCGTCGATACGGTTCGGCAGTGCGTCGTTCACCACACCTAGTCTGGCTTGCATGACACCTTCGGATGCGCCTCACAGCCGCTGGTCGGACCTGGACCGGCCGCCCCTGAACGTCCCCGCGCTGCGCCGCGGGCTGCTGCGGCCGGGCGGACTGTGGACCTCGCTCGACGTCGTGGAGACCACCGGGTCCACCAACTCGGACCTTGCCCGGCGAGCGGCACAGGGGCTCGACGAGGGTGCCGTGCTGGTCGCCGAGGAACAGACCGCCGGCCGCGGCCGGCTGGACCGGACCTGGTCGGCTCCGGCCCGTTCGGGCCTGTTCTTCTCCGTCTTCCTGGTGCCGGGCGACATCCCCGTGCGGCAGTGGGGCTGGCTGCCCCTGCTCGCCGGCGTCGCGACGGCTACGGGCCTGGCGCGCGCGGCGGGCGTCGACACGGCCCTGAAGTGGCCCAACGACCTTCTGGTCACCATCCCCAAGGACTCCGGCAAGCTCCGTCCAGGGGAGACCCCGCTGGGCGAGGAACGCAAGGCGGGCGGCATCCTGGCCGAGCGCGCCGGGGACGGCGTCGTCGTGGGCATCGGCCTCAACGTCTCCCTGCGGGCCGACGAACTCCCCGCCCCCACGGCCGGCTCGCTGGCCCTGGCCGGCGCGGTCTCCACCGACCGGGAGACGCTGCTGCGCGGCGTACTGCGCTCGCTGGAGCACTGGTACGTCCAGTGGCGCGCGGCGGACGGCGACGCGGCGGCGAGCGGCCTGCAGGCGGCGTACGCGGCGGGCTGCGCGACCCTGGGCCGGGCGGTACGGGCCCAGCTCCCCGGCGACCGCACGCTCACCGGCGAGGCCGTGGCGATCGACAGCGACGGCCGACTGATCCTGTCCACCGACGACGGCCTCCAGGAACCCGTGTCCGCGGGCGACATCGTGCACCTGCGCGGGCTCGGAGGCGGCCTGACGTGACACGTACCGGGGGAGAGGACCGCGCCCTCGCGGAAACCTCCCACCAGCGGTAACCGTCCAGGCGCCCCGGCCCGCCCGGGAACGTTTCGGGAGGACTCGGGGACGTGAGCCACGGCACATCTGCCGTATCGTTGAGGCGATCCACCGACAGATCGGCAGGGCAGTGCGCAGGGAACGGGCAGGAGGCGGCTGGTGACCGTCGACGACACGACCTCCGGCGCGGGCGCGGAGCCCCCGCCGGAACCCTCGGTCCACCCGACACCGCATCACGATGTCGACCACACGGTCGAGCCGACCGACGACCCCCTCGCGATCCGGCTGGAACAGCTGATCCTGGGCGCCGACCGTCGCTACACGCCGTTCCAGGCGGCCCGTACCGCGGGCGTCTCGATGGACCTGGCATCCCGCTTCTGGCGGGCCATGGGCTTCGCCGACATCGGGCAGGCCAGGGCCCTCACCGAGGCCGATGTGCTGGCGCTGCGCCGGCTCGCCGGCCTCGTCGAGGCGGGGCTGCTCAGCGAGCCGATGGCGATCCAGGTCGCCCGGTCCACCGGGCAGACCACCGCCCGGCTGGCGGAGTGGCAGATCGACTCCTTCCTGGAAGGGCTGACCGAGCCGCCCGAGCCCGGAATGACCCGCACCGAGGTCACGTACCCGCTGGTCGAGCTGCTCCTCCCGGAGCTGGAGGAGTTCCTGGTGTACGTGTGGCGGCGCCAGCTCGCCGCCGCCACCGGCCGGGTCGTACAGGCCGCCGACGACGAGGAGATGGTCGACCGGCGCCTCGCCGTCGGCTTCGCCGACCTCGTCGGGTTCACCCGGCTGACCCGGCGGCTGGAGGAGGAGGAGCTCGGCGAGCTGGTCGAGGCGTTCGAGACGACCTGCGCCGACCTGGTCGCCGCCCATGGCGGCCGGCTCATCAAGACCCTCGGCGACGAGGTCCTCTTCGCCGCCGACGACGCGGGCACCGCGGCGGAGATCGCGCTGCGTCTGATCGAGGCGATGGCCCAGGACGACACGATGCCCGCGCTGCGCGTCGGCATCGCGTTCGGCACGGTCACCACCCGGATGGGCGATGTCTTCGGCACGACGGTGAATCTCGCCAGCCGGCTGACCTCGATAGCGCCGAAGGACGCCGTGCTGGTGGACGGGGCGTTCGCGGAGGAGCTGACCCGCACCGGCGACGCCCCGGCCTCCGAGGCGCAGGCGGCGGAGGAGGCCGCGATCGCGGAGAAGGAACGCCAGGACGGCGTGGAGCCGGTGTCCCTGCCGGCCTACCGCTACGGGCTGCAGCCGATGTGGCAGCGCCCGGTCCGCGGCCTCGGCGTCGTCGAGCCCTGGCTGCTGGCGCGCCGGGGCACGTCCTGAGCTCGTCGCGGACCCACCGCTCACCGCCGGCCGCCCATCACTCACCACTCGCCCGGGACCACTGCTCCGGGCGCCCCATAGGATCCCTCCGGTAACGATCGTTAACCGGAGGGGTGCAGTCATGACCGTCACGTCCGAGCAGCGGTTCGGTGAATTCGTCGTCGTACGGGTCCACGAGGGGCAGGAACACGTCGCCGAGCTGGTCCTCGACCGGCCGAAGGCGATGAACGCGGTGTCCACGGACATGGCCCGCTCGATCGCCGCCGCCTGTGCCGCGCTCGCCGCCGACCCGGGCGTACGGGTCACCGTCCTCACGTCGAGCCATGAGCGGGCCTTCTGCGTGGGCGCGGACCTGAAGGAGCGGAACTCCTTCACCGACGCCGATCTGTTGCGCCAGCGCCCCACGGCCCGTGCCGCCTACACCGGCGTGCTCGAACTGCCGATGCCGGCGATCGCGGCCGTGCACGGTTTCGCGCTCGGCGGCGGATTCGAGCTGGCCCTGTCCTGCGATCTGATCGTCGCCGACCGCACGGCCGTGGTGGGCCTGCCCGAGGTGTCCGTCGGCGTCATCCCGGGCGGCGGCGGTACGCAGTTGCTGCCGCGGCGGATCGGTGCGGCGCGCGCCGCCGAGCTGGTCTTCACGGCCCGGCGCGTGGAGGCGGCCGAGGCGCGCGACACGGGGCTGGTCGACGAACTGGTGGAGGCCGGGCGGGACCGGGAGGCCGCGCTGGCGCTCGCGGGCCGGATCGCCGCCAACTCCCCGGTGGGGCTGCGGGCCGCCAAGCGGGCGCTGCGGCTCGGTCACGGCCTCGATCTGCGGGCCGGTCTCGAAGTCGAGGACGCCGCCTGGCGGTCGGTGGCCTTCTCCGGCGACCGGGCCGAGGGCGTGGCCGCGTTCAACGAGAAGAGGAAGCCGAACT
This region includes:
- a CDS encoding acyl-CoA carboxylase subunit beta produces the protein MSEPEEIDIHTTAGKIADLQRRVDEATHAGSERAVEKQHAKGKLTARERIGLLLDEGSFVELDELARHRSTSFGIEKNRPYGDGVVTGYGTVDGRPVCVYSQDFTIFGGSLGEVYGEKIVKVMDFALKTGCPVIGINDGGGARIQEGVAALGLFAEIFRRNVHASGVVPQISLIVGPCAGGAVYSPAITDFTVMVDQTSHMFITGPDVIKTVTGEDVGFEQLGGARTHNTTSGVAHHMAGDEKDAIEYVKSLLSYLPSNNLSEAPAFPEEANLTTTDEDRELDTLIPDSANQPYDMHTAIEHVLDDGEFLETQALFAPNILTGFGRVEGYPVGVVANQPMQFAGCLDINASEKAARFVRTCDAFNVPVLTFVDVPGFLPGVDQEYGGIIRRGAKLIYAYAEATVPLITVITRKAFGGAYDVMGSKHLGADINVAWPTAQIAVMGAQGAVNILHRRTIAAVTDPAEAEATRTALIADYEDALLNPYIAAERGYVDAVIMPSDTRAHIVKGLRQLRTKRESLPPKKHGNIPL
- a CDS encoding enoyl-CoA hydratase/isomerase family protein codes for the protein MTVTSEQRFGEFVVVRVHEGQEHVAELVLDRPKAMNAVSTDMARSIAAACAALAADPGVRVTVLTSSHERAFCVGADLKERNSFTDADLLRQRPTARAAYTGVLELPMPAIAAVHGFALGGGFELALSCDLIVADRTAVVGLPEVSVGVIPGGGGTQLLPRRIGAARAAELVFTARRVEAAEARDTGLVDELVEAGRDREAALALAGRIAANSPVGLRAAKRALRLGHGLDLRAGLEVEDAAWRSVAFSGDRAEGVAAFNEKRKPNWPGE
- a CDS encoding acyl-CoA carboxylase epsilon subunit; translation: MIKVVRGNPTPEELAAALAVVRARAATSAVSSGAPSLTSALPGQWSDPGRIARRERHVPGPRAWVRTYWPG
- the mmpB gene encoding morphogenic membrane protein MmpB gives rise to the protein MLWSDPENKPPKELRDAQDMMRRAGLVLALAMVVAMFVLGTR
- a CDS encoding biotin--[acetyl-CoA-carboxylase] ligase, coding for MTPSDAPHSRWSDLDRPPLNVPALRRGLLRPGGLWTSLDVVETTGSTNSDLARRAAQGLDEGAVLVAEEQTAGRGRLDRTWSAPARSGLFFSVFLVPGDIPVRQWGWLPLLAGVATATGLARAAGVDTALKWPNDLLVTIPKDSGKLRPGETPLGEERKAGGILAERAGDGVVVGIGLNVSLRADELPAPTAGSLALAGAVSTDRETLLRGVLRSLEHWYVQWRAADGDAAASGLQAAYAAGCATLGRAVRAQLPGDRTLTGEAVAIDSDGRLILSTDDGLQEPVSAGDIVHLRGLGGGLT
- a CDS encoding Maf family protein; this encodes MARMTDQRRLVLASASPARLGLLRQAGFAPEVIVSGVDEDALAAPTPAELALVLAEAKATAVAGRPEAAGALVIGCDSVLELDGEALGKPADGEEAIARWKSMRGRAGVLRTGHSVIDTATGRTASATASTTVRFGEPTDAEVAAYVASGEPLHVAGAFTLDGRSAPFVDSIEGDHGNVIGLSLPLLRRLLGELGISVTELWV
- a CDS encoding adenylate/guanylate cyclase domain-containing protein, encoding MTVDDTTSGAGAEPPPEPSVHPTPHHDVDHTVEPTDDPLAIRLEQLILGADRRYTPFQAARTAGVSMDLASRFWRAMGFADIGQARALTEADVLALRRLAGLVEAGLLSEPMAIQVARSTGQTTARLAEWQIDSFLEGLTEPPEPGMTRTEVTYPLVELLLPELEEFLVYVWRRQLAAATGRVVQAADDEEMVDRRLAVGFADLVGFTRLTRRLEEEELGELVEAFETTCADLVAAHGGRLIKTLGDEVLFAADDAGTAAEIALRLIEAMAQDDTMPALRVGIAFGTVTTRMGDVFGTTVNLASRLTSIAPKDAVLVDGAFAEELTRTGDAPASEAQAAEEAAIAEKERQDGVEPVSLPAYRYGLQPMWQRPVRGLGVVEPWLLARRGTS